In the genome of Mangifera indica cultivar Alphonso chromosome 9, CATAS_Mindica_2.1, whole genome shotgun sequence, the window CAATTCCAGGCCTTCTActtgtattatatatacatacattcatATATCTAAATTCATCATCAGCCAACACATAGAATATCTCAAATTCAATAGAATTCTCAGAGTGTCTCGTAGTCTCATGGAAAACTGCAACTCCATCTCTGATTCATTTAAGCCTTTACTCTGCTTGCTTCTCTTAGCTCTCACAATCAACTGTGCTTCCTCGGCTCGAATCCTTGATGAGGAGGAAACACCTGTTCCCACCACCGCACTGGGTTCACCAGCCGGTTCAGCTGGGATACCATTACCTGCTACCAATAATGCAGCCACTGGTCCGGCAGTGTCCAATTCAGGCCCTCACCAtccacttgttttcttcatgcATGACATACTCGGTGGGTCGAACCCGTCGGCTACAGCGGTGACCGGTGTGGTTGCCAACCCTGCAGTGAGTGGCCAAGTTCCCTTTGCTAAGCCTAATGGTGCAAACCTCCCAGTAAACAATGGGATTCCTCTCGACAACAACAATAATGGGATTGTTAACAACAACAACGTCCCCTTTCTCACTGGCCTTGGTGGGAACACTGCCAACGGGGTGGTCCAAAGCAATGGCAACAACCACTTCATTAATGGAGGATTCCAGTCCTGAATGGAGGCCAACTGTCTGCAGGGAGTACCCTTCAAAAGCTTATGTTTGGAACACTGACAGTGATCGATGATGAGCTAACTGAAGGCCATGAGCTTGGCTCTGGGCTTGTTGGTAAAGCACAAGGGTTTTATGTGGCAAGTTCTGTAGATGGGAGCAGCCAGACCATGGCTTTCACTGCAATGTTTGAAAGCGGTGGCTATGTTGATAGCCTCAGCTTCTTCGGAGTCCATAGAACCGCTGTGTCAGAATCTCAGCTTGCAATTATGGGTGGAACTGGAAAGCACGTGAATGCTAAGGGTTATGCGACTGTTAAGACCTTTCCAGCAAGCAACCAGCATAACACTGATGGAGTTGAGACATTGCTTGAGATTTCTGTGTATCTTACTTACTAGTTTCCAGACTGTTATGAATTGAAAGTGCCTGTTCCTTGtgtaccaaaaaaaaaaaaaaaactctgtaTGAGAGTTTCACTAGATATATTTGCTTGTGAAAATTGTTGtgattttaatacaaaaattttaaaattatatgactAGTTTCGAATACACTTAAGTTTAAAGCAGCACTTGTTGTGAAATTCAACTAGtaaatctttatattaaaagcaGCAATTCTTGTGAAATTCAAAGCCTTTTACAAAAGGATCATCAGACTTTCAAGCAAATTGCCGAAGcaacaaaataatacaatacTAATGAGTGAGATAGACGCTCAAGTGAAGAAGAGTTTCAACACCATCAGATGTGTGCTGATTGGTATGCTCAAGTTGTCCAATGGTGGCATACCCTTGTGCGTTTTCATATTTCTCAGTCCCACCAACTATAGCAACCTGTGCTTCATGTACAGCCGCGCGGTGAACCCCAAAGAAACTAATTGTATCTTCTTCATGTTCACCAAAGCAAGCAGTGAATGCCATGGTTTGGTTACTTCCATCCAATGAGCTAGCCAAAAAAAACCCCTGTGCTTTAGCAATTATTAAAGAACCTTGAGAATTAATATATAGAATTTCATGTTTGAAATATTCTTATGAATGTTAAACTTAgcgaaaatagaaaaaaagatttGTAATTTAAGGAAATAGTTTGGAACTTACATCTGAAAAATATTGTCATGTCACTATTCAAATGATTAGCCTTAACACAGATCTTCTAAAAGGCAGAGTTTGGTGGCTGGTATTGATTCATGTTCTATCAatctttctcatattttttttttttttattattgaaaaattagttCTAAACCGGGAAAATAGATCTTCCCACTCAAAAAAGAGGCGGAAACTTGCCGACCCTCCAACTCTCCTCACTATTCAGCGTCAGGTTTTTCAGTATCAGATTTTTCAGCATTAGATTGCCGGTACCAGTTTTTTCAACTAGAGGTTTTTCAACACCAGATTTTTCAGCATCAGATGGAACAAGCAATTGCTTAAAGATTGTAGGTGCATTATCAACTGTTGAGGGGAAGAAGATATCCATTCCAGTTTATGTTTAGTAAATAACCCATTTATTCAtaagcaaataataataataataataacaattaaataaataaccTGCCATAGCTAGATAGATTTGTTGCATAGCCAGCATCCCAAGAATGCAATAAATCCATGTTAGAATTGaccataattaataaaaaagaaacaaaaacattatGCAAGATGAAAGCTAGGAGACTCAGTGAGCCCATGACGGTGTCAGACAGGCATTTCTGTTGTGTTAAACCTCTAAACCCATGACAAAGTGATATATCAAAGCTGGAAGAAGGATATTAAACACGAAAGTGTGTCATTGTTCAAGTCTCCGAGAACTCTCTCGTATTGATAAATGTTCACAAATGTCATCATGAAGCTCATTTGCCGCTGTGAGGGGGTGGAAAAGTGGATCACCGAGGACAGACAAGTGCAACATCTCTTACACATGCGTAAGGTAGTGTACATTGGGAGGTGTTCGTGTTTATTTAAGTTGGAATCAAGAATCTTCCAAGGTGCTGTAAGGAATTGACACAATTAGGTAGTCTTGCACAAGGTGTGGGTTTCCCTTTAGCCAAGTGTGGTGTTGCAAGCCAAATCTTTGGATGTGTGAAGTTAAAATTTAGAAAGAGATGTGCACACATTTGAGTAGAGTGTCATAGCTCAATGTGAAATCATTGTGACATGGGCAACTAGATAAgaaaaacatacaaaattatTGGTTTTGTATTAAGATCAACTGTACGGAGCTTCTTTAGCaatgaaaaatgtaaaaatagaGTTATGTGTCATTCTAAGAAAGGGATTAAATTATTCTTGTATAAACTATTTAAGATTAAGATAAGACGAAACTAATGATCTTAAGTCTAAAAAATGTGTATGTAAGACTAAACCGTGAGAGTGGGTATACCTGGAGTGTCACACGGATAATTTTGCTATACCAAACCTCAAGCCTATGACAACATGCATACAGAAAAATATGGTTATTTATCCAATATACCATTTCCATTTAGTAATGAGTTTATACGGAACTGTTCATCCTATTGGTATATTTGCCACTTGAGCTATCCGTTGATATAGAGATAGATTGGCGGCTAACGAATGACGGTGTGCAGGCTTGGCCGTTAAATGCATTCAGGTTTAGGCTTTGGTTGAAAATCTAAATGCATTCTaccttctaaatttttttctaatgggTTATTGTGAGGCATTATTCAAATGCACCATGGCCCATAATTCAAATCCAACCACTTCACTTGTATGTCAGACTACCTGATCCAATAAGGCCAATAATGCAAGTATATAAGTCAATATCCTTTCACACCTAATTTTCCAATTTAAACTACAATCTAAAACTTTAGACCACTCAATGCAAGATGTAGTTTGTGTCAATCTTTTCTTTTACTCGCTttagaaattagaatttgggGAGACATGTTCAAACTCCAGTAGGCTTGGAATATTTGTCCTTTCAATTTAATCATTAAGGGTCTTTATTTTTAGAAAGGAAATTGGTTTTCTTGTCTATCACAGTCAAACACGCAGTGATGTGGAGCATTAAATAGCATTTGTCACTGTAAGAGATGGGATTTCTTGTCATTTTGGTCCAATGATAACTATATATCTTAATCTAATATAGAAACATATAAAACTGGATCAAactaaagtttaaacttgagtttagtttgatttaagtaaaaacaaatttgaatttaaactattgaGATAGCTTTAAAGttgtttgaatttagtttgcttgaagaaaatcaaatttgaattgagttttaaattatattcaatactaaaacgacattattttgatatgtattaattaaaatttattattttaatcaattcagatcgaaatttttaaatttataaacttgCAAGCTAAATATCcctaaaatttgagttaaaaaaatttaattctcaCAATCAAACTTAATCTCATTCGAACTAAACTCATTTTCAAACTCTAACCCTAGGTGCGGCATGTAAATCTGATTGCTGTGAGtgataaatattagttttcaatgaaatttcatcacttaaatttcaatttttttttttgggtattttggAACTCTCTGGTTctttaaaatatacataacattttaaatatcattttcttttttgtctttaaaataccgtcttatctataatattaaatatggtTAGATGTCTCTAAAAGGagataaaccaaacaaattatGTAGATATAATACCaatatttaaacttgaatatcGGCCCCCTCGATCCTTTCAATATTTGCCTAGCTTTTTCACCTTTTTCTTATCTTATTTGGTCAAAAACAATTTTGGGCATTcaataaatttacaataattCATAGCATGCATTTATGTGTAAATTATAAAGTAAAGGTGAAGCATAaaacgagaaaaaaaaaaaaaaaacttcttaaAAGGTTGTCAAACATAGATTTCAAAAAATGCCCATTAGCACAAGTTTAAAGCAATCCAAGAAAACGTTAATGAAAATGGGAGAAATAGAACTCAAAGATGGTAAAGGCTAAAGTAACATGAGGAACTAATTGAATTCCTCCTCTCTAGtacaagataataataaaattatatgtatttatttttaaatatataaaattatatatagataatttattattatatgatttgattattttaaataataataaaataattattttattttatatatactaaaaaacaGAAGCAGATAgcattactttaaaaaaaaaaaaccataatgGAGTAATTAAATTGTATAGATAATTGCCATAGATGGCGTGCCGACACAAATCACCAAAAATTGTCTACCAAAATAAGGGACGGATTTTCCTTAAGTGGACCCTTTTGAAGCATTTTCTAGGTGTTTTCTTTCTAGCCGTCCAAGATTTATAGTCaaagaagataaataaataactttacTTGTTCACTTGCCAATATGTATTATTCCAAATCTCTTTATGTGAGTTTTGGagatgatatataataataataataatagtaataaaaaaatttaaagcatGCAGAAATATGAGAAGCATGGAAGGCCATGGGCGTAGCCCCACAACAATTGTAGCCAAAACATAAGTGTTCTTTGGTGTCATCATTTGGTTTATTGTGTGGAAGGAACATTTACAAGCAAAGgctcaattttgattttataaatatgcCTACCTAACTGTTTGTTAACTGAAAGTTTTTGCTTGTGATTTTGTGGGATTAGGTTTAGCCATAGTTCAGCAATTAAGCTTTGTCTTTCTTCTAATGTTTGGTTAGGGTTAGGTTGGTGTCAAATGTGGTCAAGCAGATAAACCACAAATtgaaacttcttttttttttttttttaaataaagatggAGCCATCAGAGCCGAATTGTTCTTTCAGGGTTAAATTAACCACTTAAGTAAAACTTTGGATTCAATAACCAATCTTATAATCACTATATTAActaagttaaaagtttgattttaaaatatctttagaGAAAACTTGAACCTTACATGAAATTTGGAGTTCTCTCTTTTATCATTCAAGTTAACTTATTCATGTACAAATTGAAACTTCATACATTTCCTAAACAACACTCTTGATATACAGAAACAGtgaagacaaagagaaagaaagggagaaGTGTGATGCGTCTGTGTCCCATATCAGAAGCAATTCCTTATACTTGAGTACCCACCATTGACACCGCATGGCTTGTGTCTCCACTGGTTTTCACCATCATCACCCGAGGTTATAAACAAGAAGGCTGGCATCTTGCCgtagaatatattttaattaaggtTCCCTAAAACGAGGTTAATTATAAACAAGAAGGTTATTCAGACGCCAGCCTACTTATGAggattgttaaatataaagTGCAAGTAGAGAGTATCAAACTCttcttttgatttattaaacaacaaattaatattGAGATTCCAATCCCTTAAAACGGTTTACAGAATTACATTACATATTAATTGgagattattaatattaatctgTTGTTTAAGCGTCCATCCAATCACACAAACTGTAAACACACAGACACAAACACACCCTAATCAACTAATTaaagtaaagaaagaaagaaagaaaccctagctagttttatttttttacttcgTCATCATCAGTAACTGAAGTTGGCCACTGGCAATTTTGACTATggcgatgatgatgatgatgtagTTGAAGTTGGCCAAAGCTGCGCATTCTTCACCCTTGAAACGCTTGCAAGCACGCCTAAAGGGGTCACGTTCCCGATGATCGTCACCTTCTTTGTCGCCAAATCTATGCTGAATGATGTCACTCCTGCACGCAATTTATGGCAACAATCTCCCTAAAATACGataattggattttgttttgaactgaaataaataaaatatggcGGTGCCACTACTAATTAAAGACTTTGATCAGCTTGAATGCTTTTTCACTGAAAAGGGGTTTAGTTAAAGAATTTTGTCTGGTGATAATTAGAAACACACCTTCCATTTTTGAGATATGTTTTCTCACTTTTCCTTCACAGCCCTTGCAATGAATTGACACCCTCAAAACCACAACCTGCTGTTTCAAATACCCATAATCTACTTTGAACATGAGagttaaaaagataaatagatAAAAGGAACAAAATCGgttagagaaagagagaggaaaTTTAGAAACCTGATCACGGGACTCGGGAGTTGCAGAGGACTTAATCAAAGCAGGAGACTTGTTTGCGCTTACATGCCGAGGCTTTGCTGTTTGATCAGCAGGAACCAACGCTGAGACACGATCAGATTCCGATAGCCAGTCGATGAAGGGTTTATCACTTAGAAGATATCGAGACGAAGCATTAGTACTGTTAAGATCATTTATGTCAGCTGAGCTTTTTCTACGTAAATCACTTTGCTTAGTTGAACTCTTTCTGCTCTTCTCGTGATAAGGCCGAGGAATTATGGGAAATTGTGATGAACATGGTGCATAAGTTTTAGAGCAATGGGTACGGCGGATGGAACGGTGGTTCACCATGCTCGAGCGCACGGCTGTAGAAGCCGGAGTTGAACAGAAAATATCCATTCCTTTCATGTtcggagaaaagaaaaataagagaatgAAGAGTGACTATGCTGAAAGATCTTCCTAATGAGGCCAAGTTATCTGCTTTTAAACTTCCTGGAAGAGAAGACTGATAAAAAAGCAGAAGCTAAAGGATCCACCagaaagtttaaaataattacacttGCTCGAAATGTGATTAATCTTTAAAAGCATCAACCATAATTATTAAGTCATAATTGTTTTGTTATTAAGCAgcatataaagaattatttggCTAATCATATGTTTAAGCATTGCTACCTGAAAATCATTTCCCAATCATAAACTATGACTTTCATTTTCacttaattaattttgcttagaatcataattaatcatattaagcTAATCACTCCATTAATGTTAGTTAATTAATTGGCTttacatgtaatataaattattttgatttatgcTCCAgctatatatgttatatattatgattttgattgtcTTCTTCCTATAAAAAGTATGATAAGACACCCACAATTTCACCCAAAAGAGACAGTTTTTTAACGTAGCATATGATCCAGAAACTTTTATCCAAATAGAAATATTCATCTAGGCGTGACATACGAATATAATCGTGCATATAGTGAAAGTTAGAAGAGTTTGTTTCCTTGATGAACAAGCGCACCTGAATCCAGGGACGACAATCGACAAGACAAATATCAAAGTCAAACTTGTCATCCATCTTGtctgtaaataaaattaaagttactGAATTATGGAAGAAGAATCATACTGTAGATAAATCAACTATTAAGCAGAATTTGTTAATAGATATGAACAATTTTCTGATCCAATTCGTAAATTatgaactataaattcaaattaatatatagtatCTACTATTGAAGTGATGAGAAGTTTAgcttttatttggtttttttggtTAGTTTTTTAGGTATAAAAGCTTGAAACCGTGacacaaattatttaatcaaagatTGTCAATGGGAAGACCTGGGTTCTAAGGTGAAAGTCTAGTTTCGAATCtctgttatttttataaaactttgatttatctGATGCAATGATTGTAGGCCCAATCACTATACTTTGAGTTTACTGGTCCAACAAATAAAAGTGGGATACACGATCATGGGATATGAAAAGATGGATAGAGAAGAGATTAAGAGTTggatatatttgtttataattaaaatgccAAAAGTTAAACATCCAGCTAACCAATCTTCCTTTTTTTGTTCATAATGCTAACTTTATTCTGTGCATGATTtagaaacaaataattaaagatgATTACCACTAatcttttttatcaattttgatgGTAAATTTCCAGGAAGCACCGTTTGACTGCcgttgaatttttatttatgtaaaggCAGTGGCTAGCCAGGCCAGCCGCCCTTTTTGAAATCGGAGATGGATAATCAATCAAACCCACCATTGAATTGTAGCCTTTTGATTTATTATCTATATCGCCACGTTTGATCCGATTTATGGGTGTTAAATCATATTAAACCCATGCTTAacttgattttgtaatttaattgttaaaaacaatttttttttaaatatatttcttgaTCAATCATgcattaaaagtttttaataacATTGAAACTAATCCAGCTTTATCTAGTGATTAGATTTTGTAAAAGTTATTTGCTATTATGTAATCATAATTAACTAATCTTAACTAGAGATGACAACTGGAATGGGCGAGACTGAATACCCTATTTTTTTATCTGTCCCTACAAGTGATATTAATTCTAGTTTCGGATCCATCCCTATTATAGGGATGATAAAGATTTTTCGTCTCCTCTTACAGAAAAAAAGTTTCTCCTTATCCCAGAAcctatagaaaaaaaaaatcttatttttatattttataaatataacataaatatattaaacaataaaattaactaaagttaaaacaaatttactattttaaacgtcataaataagatatattaatgATCTTAAtaggtaaaataaaaacataaataaatttaaaaagtataaataatctaaaataataaattaatgttttacCTATTAAAACCCAAGGGAGGTTTCAAGAGTCTGATGCAGCACCTTGAATTATTCTCCCTCAagttctcttttctctttttctccctCGGAACGTCTTTACATCCATCTCTTTTATACCTTTATCAGTTGAATGATCTAAATcagaaatataataatattttgatactGTGCTGATGGGTCTGATTCATCCATTAAAAATAAACCAtttgtgttttaattaaatgataatcaCGCTTTTAAAGAAGTGAGCCTTTGATTAATCAGTGGGGCTGAAGGCCCTttactttctcttttttctttggtttgaTCAGAGTCTGTATTTAAGTATTGTTATCTCTTCTTTTTGTGAGTCCACAGGTTACTCGGCGTCCTTGTTGCGATATTGTCTCAAAGTTTTGGTGCAAAAGAGTTTGGTTATCTACTTTTCATTCTTCTTTGTTGAATAGTTTATTACTAATTATCTGCTTTTTATTTTACGTGCAGAATGGCCGAAATTAAGTATGATAATGTTAAAGATTATTCAAGCTACATTACATGTCATTCCTGGTGTCATTTTTGAAAGGGATACCCAGATTCACATGCAGTGCATGCCCTCTGCAATTCACTGCCTACTCAAGTTTATCAAGCATTGCTGCACTAGGGTTTTATCCTAAAACCTCTTCATCAGTTGTGATTCCAGTTGTTAATTAACATGGATGATATAGTTATGACTGGTTATGATGCATCAACTATTacaaattgtattttattttctttgcttgTGAGGACTTGGATTTACTCGACTTTTTCTTTGATATGGAAGTTGTTCGACAATCTACCACTCATATCTTTCTCAACGTTGTTACATAATTGATCCACTACTAC includes:
- the LOC123224714 gene encoding LOW QUALITY PROTEIN: dirigent protein 25-like (The sequence of the model RefSeq protein was modified relative to this genomic sequence to represent the inferred CDS: deleted 2 bases in 1 codon); translated protein: MHDILGGSNPSATAVTGVVANPAVSGQVPFAKPNGANLPVNNGIPLDNNNNGIVNNNNVPFLTGLGGNTANGVVQSNGNNHFINGIPVLNGGQLSAGSTLQKLMFGTLTVIDDELTEGHELGSGLVGKAQGFYVASSVDGSSQTMAFTAMFESGGYVDSLSFFGVHRTAVSESQLAIMGGTGKHVNAKGYATVKTFPASNQHNTDGVETLLEISVYLTY
- the LOC123226287 gene encoding dirigent protein 9-like — translated: MDIFFPSTVDNAPTIFKQLLVPSDAEKSGVEKPLVEKTGTGNLMLKNLILKNLTLNSEESWRVGSLIIAKAQGFFLASSLDGSNQTMAFTACFGEHEEDTISFFGVHRAAVHEAQVAIVGGTEKYENAQGYATIGQLEHTNQHTSDGVETLLHLSVYLTH
- the LOC123226397 gene encoding protein SODIUM POTASSIUM ROOT DEFECTIVE 3-like isoform X2, coding for MKGMDIFCSTPASTAVRSSMVNHRSIRRTHCSKTYAPCSSQFPIIPRPYHEKSRKSSTKQSDLRRKSSADINDLNSTNASSRYLLSDKPFIDWLSESDRVSALVPADQTAKPRHVSANKSPALIKSSATPESRDQVVVLRVSIHCKGCEGKVRKHISKMEGVTSFSIDLATKKVTIIGNVTPLGVLASVSRVKNAQLWPTSTTSSSSSP
- the LOC123226397 gene encoding protein SODIUM POTASSIUM ROOT DEFECTIVE 2-like isoform X1; this encodes MKGMDIFCSTPASTAVRSSMVNHRSIRRTHCSKTYAPCSSQFPIIPRPYHEKSRKSSTKQSDLRRKSSADINDLNSTNASSRYLLSDKPFIDWLSESDRVSALVPADQTAKPRHVSANKSPALIKSSATPESRDQQVVVLRVSIHCKGCEGKVRKHISKMEGVTSFSIDLATKKVTIIGNVTPLGVLASVSRVKNAQLWPTSTTSSSSSP